A segment of the Myxococcales bacterium genome:
ACCACCGCGAGCGTTATGAGGCCCGTTCCGCGTAGCTCTTCAGCGAGCGATTTCATGAAGCCGTGGAGGCCCCACTTCGACGCACAATAGGACGCTTGCCGCGCCGTGCCCAACGTCGCCGAGATGCTCGAGACCATCACGACGCGGCCCGTCCGCGCCGCCAACATCGTCGGCAAGAAGGCTCGCGTGACCAAGAACGCACCCACGAGGTTCGCGTCCAAGACGGCGCGAAAGTCTTCTTCGCTCGTTTCGTGCACGAGGCCCCGCTTGACGATGCCGGCGTTGTTGACGACGACGGCCGGTGCACCCATGCGGGTCACCACGCGAGTCGCGGCGTCGGTCACCGACGCCGACCGCGCAACGTCACACACGAAGGACTGGGCGCTCACGCCGCGCGCGGAGCACGCCTCGGCGACGAGCTCCAGCGACTCTTTGGTCCGCCCGAGCAACGCGACATCGAGTCCGCGGCCCGCGAAGGCCAGCGCCGTCGCCCGGCCGATGCCCCGCCCCGCCCCGGTGACGACGGCGACACCGCGGCTCACGGCTCCCTCGCGCCGAAGAGCTGCGCGGCGCCCTCGCCGGTGATCGCACCGCGGACGGCGAGCGTCTCGACGCGCGTGCCGTGGGCCCGTTCCCCGCGAGCGATCATGCACGCGTGCGAGAGCCG
Coding sequences within it:
- a CDS encoding SDR family oxidoreductase, which translates into the protein MSRGVAVVTGAGRGIGRATALAFAGRGLDVALLGRTKESLELVAEACSARGVSAQSFVCDVARSASVTDAATRVVTRMGAPAVVVNNAGIVKRGLVHETSEEDFRAVLDANLVGAFLVTRAFLPTMLAARTGRVVMVSSISATLGTARQASYCASKWGLHGFMKSLAEELRGTGLITLAVVPGSVDTDMLVGSGFPAKMSAEDVAASIVYAGLDAPVAMNGSALEMFG